The Streptomyces bacillaris sequence GGTCAGGGGCCCTGCTGCTGTCGTACTCATACGGCATCGGCCTCGATCTCGGTCCGGTACGGCATGGACGTGGACGCGCCCGGCTTCTGGACGCAGAGCGCGGCGGCCGAGGAGGCGAACGCCAGCGCCTTGGCCACCGGCCGCCCCTCCCCGAGCGCCACCGCCAGCGCCCCGACGAACGTGTCCCCGGCCCCGGTGGTGTCGACGGCCCGCACCTCGGGCGCCTCGAACAGCACCGGCTCGCCGCCCCGGGCCGCGTACAGGGACCCCTTCGCACCGAGCGTGATGATCACCTCGGGCACCTGGCGCAGCAGGATCTGCGCCGCCGCGTGCGGTTCGGCCTGTCCGGAGAGTTCGGCGGCCTCGTGCTCGTTGGGGATCAACAGGTCGATGTGGTCCAGAAGTTCATCGGGCAGGGGCTGCACGGGGGAGGGGGTGAGGATGGTCCGTACGCCCTGGGAGCGGGCGGCGCGGGCGCCCTCCACCACGGCGGAGAGCGGGAGTTCGAGCTGCATCAGCAGCAGTTCGGCGGAGGCGATGGCCGCGATCTCGCCGGGGCCGAGCGCGGTGACGACGCCGTTGGCGCCCGGGATCACCACGATCGCGTTGGCCCCTGTGTCGTCCACGACGATGTGTGCGGTGCCGCTGGGGCCCTCGGCGGTGTGCAGCAAGTCCGTGTCGACCCCCGCGTGTTCGAGGCCGTCGCGGAGCTGCACCCCGTACGGATCGTCGCCCACCGCACCGATCATCGCCACATCCCCGCCCGCGCGGGCGGCGGCGACGGCCTGGTTGGCACCCTTGCCGCCGGGGACCGTCCGGAACTCCCGCCCGGTGACGGTCTCCCCGAGCCCCGGGGCGCGGGCGGTGTAGGCGACGAGGTCCATGTTGGTGCTGCCGAGCACGGCGATACGGGTCATGGGCGCAGAGCCTCCTGGTGGGTCAGTGCGGCGAGGGTGTCGAACCCGGCCCGGTCGAAGCCGGGTACCGAGGTGACGAGGCGGTTCTTCAGCGGGGCGGTCCAGTGGTGGGGCAGGGCGTCCGGGGTGCCCGCGAGGAGTCCGGCGAGGGAGCCCGCGGTGGCCCCGTTGGAGTCGGTGTCCCAGCCGCCGGAGACCGCGTTGCCGATGGACCGGGTGAAGTCGCCGTCGGCGTGGGTGAGGGCGGCGGCGAGCAGGGCGGCGTTGGGCAGCACATGGACCCAGTGGTGGGTGGAGTCGTACGTGGTGTGCAGCCGGTCCACAACCGCGTCGAACTCCCTTTCCGTACGGGCGGTTTCGATGCCGAACCGGATCGCGCGGGCGTACCGCGACCGCGTCGGCACCACCCGCAGCCCGGCGGCCAGGCAGCCGTGCACATCGCTCTCGCCGCCCGCCGCGACGGCCATCGCGGCCGCGGTGAACATCGCGCCGTACACGCCGTTGCCGGTATGGGTGAGGACCGCGTCCCGGTGGGCCTGGGCGGCGGCCCCGACCGGGTCGCCGGGGTGGGTCCAGCCGTGCACGTCGGCCCGGATCTGGGCGCCGATCCACTCCCGGAACGGGTTGCGGCGGCGGGCGGTCTCCGGGGGTTCGACGCCCGCGAGGAGATGGCCGTACGCGATCCGCTCGGCGGTGAAGGTGCGGCCCGCCGGGAGCTCGTCGAGCCAGAGCCGGGCCAGGTCGGCGGTGGTGAAGGCGCGCCCGTGCCGCTGGAGCAACAGCAGGTTGAGGAGCGGGTAGTTGAGGTCGTCGTCCTCCGGCATGCCGTCGATGTTCTCGGCGAGCGACGTGGGGGCCGAGCGGCGGTTCCAGGGGTACGCGGCCAACAGGTGGGCGGGCACGCCGTGTTCGGTGAACCAGGTGGCCAGGGGCCAGTTGCCGGCGGCGCGGGCGAGGGCGCGGACACCGTCGAGGGGCAGCTTCTCGACCGGCTTGCCGAGCAGACACCCCACCGCCCGGCCGAGCCAGGCGGCGTGGAGGCGGGCGTGGGTGATCGGGGGAGCGGCCCCCGGTGGCCCCGGCCACTGCGGGCAGGCGGTCATGATGTCCGCCAGGTCGGTCGGCTCGTCCGCCGCCAACGGCGATTCCAGCGCCGCGAGTTCGTCCAGCAGCTCGCCCGCGAGTGCCCGCAGGTGCGGTGGTGCCGGTGGTTCGGAGGCGCCCGCGCGGGCCGGGGCGGGGGTGCCCCCGGCCGCGTACCACCGCGCCTCGATCTCCCGGGCGTCCCGCCCGTCCAGCGCGGCCTGCCGCAGCTCGTGGCCGACCAGGTCCTCGGGCTGCACCCACGTTAGGCGGACGGACCGGGCCCGGGGCCGGTCGACGTACGGGTCCCCGTCCCGGGCCGGGGGCGGGGAGGCGTTCGGGGGTGCGTCGGCGCTCATCACGCACCGGCCAGGGCGGTGAACGCCTCCTCGTGGGCCCGGCGGCGGTCCAGGTCTCGGGCGAAGACCTCCCGGGCCACCTGCGCCAGGGTCCGGGCCGGGGCCTCCAGGTCCAGTCGGCTGGCCGCCGCCACCGTCTCCGCCCAGTCGGCCGGGGCCTCGCCGCCGAGCGCGCCCGCGATGGCGCCGCTCATCGTGGCGATGGAGTCGCAGTCGCGTCCGTAGTTCACCGAACCGAGCACCGTACGCCGGTAGTCACCACCCCCGACCAGCAACATCCCCAGCGCGACGGGCAGTTCCTCGATGGAGTGCAGCCGGGAGGGGCGGCGGGCGCCGAGGGCGGGGGAGCGGTAGTCGGGGCCCACGGTGTCGAAGGGCTCCACCGCCGCCCGCAGCGGGGCGAGCGCCGACTCGACGTCGTCATGGTGCGCGGCCACTTCGCAGACGGCCTCGATCGCGGACCGGGTGCCGTCCTTCGCGAGCGCGAGGGCCGCGTCGATCACCGCGTCCGGGGTGGCGCCCGGCCGGCAGGCGGCGGCGACGGCGGCCGCGAAGACCCCGGCGGCCTCCCGCCCGTACGAGGACTGGTGGGGCGCGGCGATCTCCAGCGCCTCGGCGTAAGCGGCCTCCGGATGGCCCGCGTTGACCAGGCCGACCGGGGCCATGTACATCGCCGCCCCGCAGTTGACGATGTTGCCCGCACCGGCCTCGCGCGGGTCGACGTGCCCGTAGTGCAGCCGGGCCACGAGCCACTTCTCGGCCAGGAAGATCCGCTGGAGCGGCAGCGCCTCGGCCTCCAGCTCGGGGATCCAGCGGGGCGAGAGGAGGTCCGGGACGAGGTGGTCCGCGACGGCGTACGCGTCGAGGTGGTCGCGGACGCGGTCGTAGACCCGGATCAGGGCGTGGGTCATCAGGGTGTCGTCGGTGACGTGCCCGTCGCCCTTGTGGTACGGGGCGATGGGGCGTGCGGTGCGCCAGTTCTCGCCGTGCCAGGGGCCGACGATCCCGGTCACCCGGCCGCCGTGGCGCTCGGCGATCTGCTCGGGGGTCCACCCCTCGACCGGGCCGCCGAGGGCGTCCCCGACGGCGGCGCCGACCAGGGCGCGGGTGATGCGGTCATCGAGTCCGGGGGTGGCGGGAGAGGTCTGCGGGGTCGAGGCGGCGGGTTCCATGGCCGTTGTGGGCGTCATGCCGGAATTGTCCACCCGGGGTGGCCGGTTCCGTGGCTGCCAGCAGCCCGGCGAGTTCCAGCAGATCCAGGCCCGCCAGCCGGGGCAGCGCACACCCCGCGAGCGTCCGGCACGCCTCGCGCCACCCGGCCGGTACGGCGCTGACCGAGCCGATCGTCCCGGTCAGCGCCCCGGCCAGGGCGGGCGCGGAGTCCGCGACCCGGGAGAGGCAGGCGGCGGCCGGGAGGGCCTGGGCGATCTCGCCCCGGGCGGCGGTGGTGAGCGCGAGTGCGACGGGTACGGTCTCGGCGGCGGCGATCCCGTAGCTGTAGACGTGGTCCACGATCTGGTGCTCCAGGACCGGGACCAGGGCGAACGCCCCGGCCGGCTCGTCCGCGAACTCCCGGGCGAGACGGACCGCGTGGGTGGCGTTGCGGGCGATCTCGGTTGCGTCGGGGAGCTGCGCCAGGGCCGCGTTCACCACCGTGTCGACGTCCGCCCCGGCCAGCGCCACGGCGATCGCGGCGGCCATGGCCCGCGCCCCGTGCACCCCGTCGCCGTCCTGGGTGTAGCGGGCGTCGAACTCCGCGAGCGCCGCCGCCTCCTCCGGGTCGCCCGGGTGGACCACGGCGAGCACGGCGGCCCGGACGCAGGCGGCGTCGTCGAAGTAGTGCGGGTTGTCGTGGCCGGTGGCGGGCGGCCGCAGCCCGGCGGCCAGGTTGCCGAGCCCGGCCCGTACCGAGATCCGCGCCCGCAGCGGAAGCACCGCCGCCTCCACCTCAGGGGCCCGGGCACTCGCGGCGGCGACCGTGGCGGCCAGCGCGTTCCAGGCCCGGTCCACCGCGTCCCTCGTCCGGTGGCCGGGGGAGAGCCCGTACGCCTCGTCGGCCGCCGCCGCCAGCACCGTACGCCCGGCGAAGGCGGCCCACTCGGCGTCGTCGGAGGGGCCGAGCCGCAGGGGCTCGGGCGGCTGGTTGAGGGCGATGGGCACGGGAAGGGTGGTGGTGGCGTTCTGCTCGGCGAAGGTGTCCAGCTCCCGGGTGAGCCGCCGGGTCCACTCGGGCATCCGCGCCGCCCGGTGCCGCGCGGCGGGCCACCCGGCGGCATCCCCGGCCGCCAGCCCGAGCAGCAGCCCCTCGATCCGGGCGCGCCGGGAGGGGGCGGTGTGCCCGGGGGCGGTTGCCGCGGCGGCCGTCGCGTGGGCGGTGGTGGCCATGCCCCCTGCGGCCGCGCCTCCCGCGCCCGCCCCGCCTCCGGCCGTCGCGTGTGCGGTCGTCATCGCCGCTCCTCCCGTACGGGTTCGAAGGCGGCGGACACCGAGGCCATCTCCCGTACCGCCGAAGGCTCGCGACCCCCGCCGCCCCGCTCCTGCGGGCTCCCCACGGCCTCCGCCCCCTCCGGTGTCAGCAGGTCCGCGATGTCCAGCACGTGGTAGCCCCGCATCGAGGGCAGACAGCTCCCGCGCACCGGGCCGATCGCCGCCGCCCACTCCGGCGGGATCGCGTCCACCCCGTGCAGCGCCCCGGCCAGGGCCCCCGCCACCGCCGCCGTCGTGTCCGCGTCGCGCCCCATGTTCACGGCCGTCAGCACCGCCGTACGGAAGTCGCCCCGGGCCGCCGTGAACGCCCCGAACGCCAGGCCCACCGCCTCCGGCGCCAGGTCCGTCCACGGATAGCCGCCGATCACCACCGCCGACCGCACCGCCCGCTCCATCGTCAGCCGGTCCGGGTACGGGCGCTGGGCCGCCGCCACCGCCCGGCGCAGCGAGCGGGCGGTCCAGGAGTCCATCGGGACCACCGAGAGCGCGGCCGCGATCACCGAGGCGAGGCCCGCGCCCACCATCGCCGCCGCCACCCCGGCCGCCACCGCCTGGCCCCCGTAGATCCCCTCGCCCTCGTGGCTCACCCGCCCGTCCACCGCCACCAGCCGGGCCGCCTCGGCGGGCCGCCCGGCCGCGAACACCCCGAAGGGGGCCGCCCGCATCGCCAGCCCGTCGCTCCAGGCGTGCCGGTGCTGGGCGGAGATCGGTGCGGCGAGGCCCCGGCGCAGGTTCTCCAGGGTGCCGCGCTCGCTGAACCCGGCGCCCCGGAACGGGCCCTCGTCCAGATCGGCGATCCAGTGGTGCCAGGCCCGCTCCACGTGGGAGACGGTGAGCGCGGAGCCGTGCCGGGCCAGCAGCAGCCCGGAGAAGATCGCGTACTCCGTGTCGTCGGTGCCCGCCGGGTCCTCGCTCACGAACCCTTCGATCCGCCCCCAGCGGCGGCGGATCTCGGAGGGCCGCAGATTCTCCGCCGGGGCGCCGAGCGCGTCCCCGACCGCCAGGCCCAGCAGCGCACCTCTGGCCCGGTTCTTGCCGGCGGCCATGTCCATCGCGTCGCCCTCCGTCCCTCCGGCGGGGTCCGAGCCCCCTGACCGGGCCCTGTCCGTCGTCTCCGCATCCCTGATGCGTGCTTTCCTGCATCCCTCCCACGCGGAGGACCGTCGGCGGCCGGACAGTCGCCGAAAGGGGCCGTTCGGATGACCGTTCAGCTGACCGGTGGAAAGGAGAGGCTGGCCTTTCTTCGCAGGTCAGAGGGGTGGTAGGGCAGCCTTGCCTTCCTGGCGAAGATCGCGCGGCAGGCGTACTTTGGACTTTGTCGAAAGTTGTGCCGCATAGGGAGAAGCGAGCAGTGGCCATCATCGAGACCGACGCCGTCCTGCACGA is a genomic window containing:
- a CDS encoding ADP-ribosylglycohydrolase family protein — translated: MATTAHATAAAATAPGHTAPSRRARIEGLLLGLAAGDAAGWPAARHRAARMPEWTRRLTRELDTFAEQNATTTLPVPIALNQPPEPLRLGPSDDAEWAAFAGRTVLAAAADEAYGLSPGHRTRDAVDRAWNALAATVAAASARAPEVEAAVLPLRARISVRAGLGNLAAGLRPPATGHDNPHYFDDAACVRAAVLAVVHPGDPEEAAALAEFDARYTQDGDGVHGARAMAAAIAVALAGADVDTVVNAALAQLPDATEIARNATHAVRLAREFADEPAGAFALVPVLEHQIVDHVYSYGIAAAETVPVALALTTAARGEIAQALPAAACLSRVADSAPALAGALTGTIGSVSAVPAGWREACRTLAGCALPRLAGLDLLELAGLLAATEPATPGGQFRHDAHNGHGTRRLDPADLSRHPRTR
- a CDS encoding ADP-ribosylglycohydrolase family protein, with product MTPTTAMEPAASTPQTSPATPGLDDRITRALVGAAVGDALGGPVEGWTPEQIAERHGGRVTGIVGPWHGENWRTARPIAPYHKGDGHVTDDTLMTHALIRVYDRVRDHLDAYAVADHLVPDLLSPRWIPELEAEALPLQRIFLAEKWLVARLHYGHVDPREAGAGNIVNCGAAMYMAPVGLVNAGHPEAAYAEALEIAAPHQSSYGREAAGVFAAAVAAACRPGATPDAVIDAALALAKDGTRSAIEAVCEVAAHHDDVESALAPLRAAVEPFDTVGPDYRSPALGARRPSRLHSIEELPVALGMLLVGGGDYRRTVLGSVNYGRDCDSIATMSGAIAGALGGEAPADWAETVAAASRLDLEAPARTLAQVAREVFARDLDRRRAHEEAFTALAGA
- the rbsK gene encoding ribokinase; the encoded protein is MTRIAVLGSTNMDLVAYTARAPGLGETVTGREFRTVPGGKGANQAVAAARAGGDVAMIGAVGDDPYGVQLRDGLEHAGVDTDLLHTAEGPSGTAHIVVDDTGANAIVVIPGANGVVTALGPGEIAAIASAELLLMQLELPLSAVVEGARAARSQGVRTILTPSPVQPLPDELLDHIDLLIPNEHEAAELSGQAEPHAAAQILLRQVPEVIITLGAKGSLYAARGGEPVLFEAPEVRAVDTTGAGDTFVGALAVALGEGRPVAKALAFASSAAALCVQKPGASTSMPYRTEIEADAV
- a CDS encoding ADP-ribosylglycohydrolase family protein, which translates into the protein MDMAAGKNRARGALLGLAVGDALGAPAENLRPSEIRRRWGRIEGFVSEDPAGTDDTEYAIFSGLLLARHGSALTVSHVERAWHHWIADLDEGPFRGAGFSERGTLENLRRGLAAPISAQHRHAWSDGLAMRAAPFGVFAAGRPAEAARLVAVDGRVSHEGEGIYGGQAVAAGVAAAMVGAGLASVIAAALSVVPMDSWTARSLRRAVAAAQRPYPDRLTMERAVRSAVVIGGYPWTDLAPEAVGLAFGAFTAARGDFRTAVLTAVNMGRDADTTAAVAGALAGALHGVDAIPPEWAAAIGPVRGSCLPSMRGYHVLDIADLLTPEGAEAVGSPQERGGGGREPSAVREMASVSAAFEPVREERR
- a CDS encoding ADP-ribosylglycohydrolase family protein; the protein is MSADAPPNASPPPARDGDPYVDRPRARSVRLTWVQPEDLVGHELRQAALDGRDAREIEARWYAAGGTPAPARAGASEPPAPPHLRALAGELLDELAALESPLAADEPTDLADIMTACPQWPGPPGAAPPITHARLHAAWLGRAVGCLLGKPVEKLPLDGVRALARAAGNWPLATWFTEHGVPAHLLAAYPWNRRSAPTSLAENIDGMPEDDDLNYPLLNLLLLQRHGRAFTTADLARLWLDELPAGRTFTAERIAYGHLLAGVEPPETARRRNPFREWIGAQIRADVHGWTHPGDPVGAAAQAHRDAVLTHTGNGVYGAMFTAAAMAVAAGGESDVHGCLAAGLRVVPTRSRYARAIRFGIETARTEREFDAVVDRLHTTYDSTHHWVHVLPNAALLAAALTHADGDFTRSIGNAVSGGWDTDSNGATAGSLAGLLAGTPDALPHHWTAPLKNRLVTSVPGFDRAGFDTLAALTHQEALRP